The DNA window GCGCATTTGGGAATAACTTCTAGCCGTATTTAGACAGAAATTGGCAGCAGTAATCTTCAACCAGAAGTGGAAACCTCTGTCAATGACAGAAAAGCGTTTTAAATATTCACTAAAACATTTGAACTGCAAAATAGTACATACTACAAATAATAATGACTAATTGGAGATTGGAGTAAACTACGTTACTCTCCCAAACAATCACAAATAAAAGACTTTCTATACAAAAATATCCCCAATAGACAAATATGTTACATTAGGATAAACTAGGACGATCGAGGGCACTTGATGAAATCATTTGCATTCCAAATCCTGGATCTGCCTAGAAGAAGTATTAAGGTTCATGGTGCAATTCATGTTGGTGGActtgtttttcttaaaaatcaaCATAAGTGTCACTTTTCCTTTTAATGTTGCTCGGCTAGTCAGAGGGATCCAAGCGTGTTGCCTGAATTCATTTCCTAATACGTCTCCCGGCACATTGGCAGAGTTCAAATCCACTGGGACAATGAATTTCTTGGTCGACTTGAAATTAGCCTTTCCTTTGGGAGAAACAGCTTCTCCTACCTTATAGTCCTGATAGAAAAATTCAATATTGCTGTCTTGGTACTTGTAGCGACCAAAATTTGCGTTCTTGACGGAAAGTTCTGCATTCATCCTTGCGCTGAAAGAAGCATTTGTGACCAATGTTGAAACCTGGAAATCATCAAACCTGGCAGATCTTACTCGGAATTTAGGGGTCCTGACCTTCATCACAACGAGTGCAAAGACCAGTATAACAGCTGTTTGAAACACAGCGAAGGCTGCAACATATGCAAAACACTTCATTCGTTTCTTGCGACGCTCTTCTCTTTCAGCAATTGAGGCCACCTCTTCGTCATAGGCCTTTCGTTGCTGACCGTTCTCTGCCATTGATTTTGACAATCTATTTGCTGACCGTTCTCTGCTGCGGGTAGGATATAAAGGTGAATGAAGCTTTTAGTGGTGAACTGGTGATGGAAAACTTTAGGCAGCCTGTATTTATAGTGTCATAGTACTATGACGAGGTATGAGATTCGGCGATAAGATTTCCGCATCAGGAGATAACTTTTTTGAAGTTTTCTTGAGAAAACGAGTGACTTTTGCTTAAgtcagattttgtaaaatttcTCTTGTCGTATACGCGCTTGAGAGATTTTCAACTTGGTGATGTTCCAGAGACTACGAAGCTGCCCGGCAAAAGTACTCAAGAAGGACCCTAGAAACCATTAAATATTCTTTCTTTCTAAAGCTGGAGACTATTTTTAGATTAATAATTCAGAAATAATTATAGATagtcaaagaaaaaaaattcaacaagAAGATTGACAAAAGTTCCTGGAGCAAGTCTCAGGCTCTGGGTCTTTTTGGTTACAGAaccagagtttttttttttttaattatagatagttaaataaaattttcagaaataattatagatagttaaagaataaaaatTCAACAAGGAGATAGACAAAAGTTCTTTGAGCAAGTCTGCAACTCTGGATTTTTTTTGGTTATAGAaccagagtttttttttttaagaaaaaattttacTAAAAAGAAATACGTTATGCTATAAAGGTTTATTGGACACTTAATTTTCAACaagtaatttttctttttgggaaaaacttaaaatttAGTCTTCAATTCTCATTATCAATGATTTATTCCGGAAATAATTAGTAAAATACCCACGGATTAAGGCACTTTTTGATTATTTGCCTAAGCGATGTTATTGTAGAGAAGTTATTCGTTCAGTCACATTAAGTGGCGATCGCCTTAAGCTTAATGAATCAAATATATTGTCTGTGTTCAAATCGATTTTCACATTGAAAACATCCTATCTGCCATTCAAAGCAATCGGCTATTCTTGTCATCCCTTTCCTCCTTTCTGTTTTTTCATTAGAACATTTTCATTACGAGTTAAAAGATCATGGGAAGTTGATAGCAGTGACACACTATTTGGCAGCATGTGATACtatgcctttttatttgtctttgtACGATTTCCAGATCCATATAACATAAACTGTGAAATGAGCCTCTAAAATTACAAGGTCTTTCAATTTTCCCCTTAAattgaagtaaaaaaaaaaatcaatcaattcatCTTTTGTTTACACAACATATATATGCTAGGAAATCAAGAGCTTTTGGTACACATTATTCAATTTGTATGCTTAATAGAAAAAAGGTACAAAAAGTTTATGGGTAGCCAAAAAACTACCTTGAAACATTGTTGTAGATATATACCTTGTATGAGCGAGGTTTGTAAGGTCTTGTCCTTCGCTGTAGAAGTAACATTGGTATCTTTTAAAAAGTGACAAGATGATCAACAGGTAGGAGTTATTCAGCTGTATATGgagttatttaaattagatacactaccaaaaatcacttgcaGAAGTTCGAACAATGCTATACATGCTGAAAACTACTTCAGAGGACAAGTGATTGTAATGAATTCAAGCCAATTTCAGTTACGGGTTGATGAAGTTTGGTGCCTACAGGAAAAACCCAAGAGTGGAGGAAAGCTGATAAAAAATCCTCTTTTGTTCCATTGATTATGCTCGAGCATCTAACTCGTTTGGATTGCAGAAAAATGTACATTAGTAATTTGATGTATGTGGGAtcaaaaggtgattgaaaaatatgtacacaaaaaatatataaatatttttacaGAAAATCACAATCCTAATGTAAGTACGTTGGTATGTatgtacacacacatatatatatatatatcccaacaaacaaaaaaaaaaagcaactaaGATTCCGCTTTTGAATTATTCTAGAAAAACATGTTCTCATTCTTGACAGAGAACCACAGCATATAagtatttttttcatttcagAGTCCTATCTTTTTAACGTAATTTCCAGAATTCTTGGCAGACATGCTTGGCGCAAACCTCAGAATGGTAAACTGCTTCAAATTTTGATATTTGTCTATaacttcttttctcaaaattttgaataataCTGGAATTATACTGTATTACaattcttctagaacatggaaGATGGATCGTAATGAGCAACGAGCGAACATTTTAAGCAAGCCACTTATGGAATATATTTGCTTAGTAAAACAATAAGGGGGGAGATAGCCGTCAAGAAACATGCACTCTCCAGTCTCGCCTCAGACAAATCAACAAACAAAAGAATTCGTATATTATAATAAATTCATCCAAGGAAATCTATGGAAGGGATGCATGATATTAaccagaaaaacaaaaaaaaataaaaagggtaTCAACATGACAAATTATGAGCACTTCAAATCTTGGAGCTGCCTTGATGAGATATTGAGGTTCATGGTGCAATTCATGTCGGTGGACTTATTTTTCTTGAAGACCAACATTAGCGTCAATTTTCCCCTCAATGTTGCTCGGCTAGTCAGAGGGATCCAAGCGTGTTGACTCAATTCATTTCCTAGTACATCCCCGGGCACATTGGCAGAGGACAAATCCACCGGAATGACGAATTTCTTGGTTGATCTGAAATTAGCCTTTCCCCTGGGAACCACAGCTTCTCCTACCTTGTAGTTCTGATAGAAGAATTCAATAGTGCTATTCTGGTACTTGTAGCGACCGAAGTTTGCATTCTTGACAGAGAGCTCTGCAATCATCTTGGTACTAAAAGAAGCATTTGTGTTTAATGTTGAAACCTGGAAATCCTCAAATGCGGCAGACCTCACGCGGAATTTAGGCGTCCTGACCTTCATCACCACAAGTGCGAAGACCAATATTACAGCGGTTTGGAATACAGCAAAGGCTGCAACGTATGCAAAACATTTCATCCGTTTCTTGCGACGTTCTTCCCTTTGAGCCACTGAGGCCATCTCTTGATCATATGCCATTGATTTTGATTCTTTTTGGTGCTGGAATGTATCTATTTGCACGAGATGTTTGTTGAATTGTTTTGATTGCTTGATGCTTGGCGAAGTATATAAAGCTTGAAGGAAGCTTTTAGCGGTGATGGAAAAGTTTAGGCAGTCtcttggggtgtttatagattTATAGTACTAAAGAGAGGTGTTTATTGATTTTAGTTAGAGGTCCActttttttgaagttttcttGTGAAAACAAGTGAACTTTTCTGCTAAAGTTAATGACTTCGTAAACTTGCTATTGTAGTTTACGCGCTTACGAGGTTTTGACTTATTTGATGTTCCAGAAGATAGGAAGTCGCCCAACAAGACACTaacatgatttttttgaaaataagatTGCTTATCCAGTTTGCGGTGGATTTGGGGTTGAGGAGTGTTAATGCGCCAGTATGGTATTACAGAACCTTCTTTATGTTTTATTCCCTTTTGGGGTGATGCTCGTTTTTCGTTTTCCTTAACAATGGGATATAACTCAATTTTCTTAGCATATATAAACCCTCTTGATACTACAGAAGAAGTTTGCAATTCTGGTAACCCCCTTTCCCATTTGTTTTAGCAaggaaaaaaagtaaaatattttcatatatatatatattacaattAAAAGTATAATATCTTGTCCATTGGCTTAGTATACATCGTAAGTATATTGGATTAATGTGATACTGCAAAATTGTTAGATGACCAATGACATAAAAttcctaaaagaaaaaaattgcatCAAGTTAAACTATTTGTGTTGCAAGTAAATTTTTTGACCTCTAAAACATCTAaaggaattaaattctaaaatcGCCCTCTAAATTGCAAGAAAGTGTCATTTGAGCCTCTCCAATTGTGACTCTTTCAATCTTACCCTCTTAATTGATCTTCTTCAGTTCATGGTTCATTTTCTATTCATCAAACATGCATGTGAAAGGCCAAAAAAAACATTTACAAggccatttattttaattttttatattaattaagcatttgaattttaaaattgTTCAAGTTGCAAAAAGCACTTGCAGAAGTTTCCAACGAAGTTACACATTAGAGAATGACCATTTAGAAAGAAAGTTTATTAATACATCCTTGATGATGATTTTCAATGCACTAGTAATGCCTAAAATATGCCAAAGATTCATTTTAAAGAGTAGAGTGaatttttacccaaaaaataaagttaGGTGACTAGACCATGCCAAACTAAATAGTTTAGTGATTATTTTCGACGTTTACGCTATTGTAATATTAACCTTAAGAAAAGATTTTGATATTAAGTACTTGCCCACCCTCCTAAGCTTGAAAAATGATATTTGGTAGATATGTTATTTACAATTTACTTTTGctcaataaaaaatttgaaaatcttaTATAAACAAAGACAATCAAGCTAAAGATTGTCTATCTATTGTTATGAGATTAAATGAGACTTGTTTATCTATCAAATCAAATGCAGATAAGCTTTTCAATATTATGCTAATCAAACTAAATTCGAACCAAAATAAAATGTTTCTAAATACAAAGGATAGGGGATTCTCTTTTTACTTCAAAAAAGGTGGAATGCTGATATTGTATAGTTCACTGAGAAAAAAATCTACACGatgataaaatatttttcaatgagaAAATTCCAAGTTTATAACATCAAAGATTACACAACGGATTAGATTTAAAATTTCCATtaaaatacagaaaaaaaaattgtaaattaagCTTCTGGAATTGTAAGCCTTTCGGTTATACCCCTTAAATTGATTTTCTTCatcaattaaaatttttttctttaaacaaCATATACAAGGCCGTTACTAGTGGCTCTAGCACACCCTATGTGTGTGCTTAATTAAATTAAAAagcaaaaacttaaaaaaaaaagggatggGTGGCCTTAAAACTACCTTGAAACATTCTAGAGCTAGGAGGTCATTGCTTATAATATGATCTGGTGTGAGCGCCTTGTACCATTTTGTCCTTTCCTATAAAGATAATATTCGTATTCAAAAGGGGTGAAAAAACTATTTATAAAATGGAATATATTGCTCTGGCTTTATAAATTGGATAGACATCTTTCTTATATTGCTACTCTGATCAAGTAGCAAAAAATCACTCGCAGAAGTTTCTAAAGAATGTGACAATTGAAGCCAAAAGCATACGAAGTTCGATGCTTACTAGAAAAATCCAAGAGTGAAGGAAAGCTGACAAAAAATTGTGTTACCCACGTCATGTAACCtatattttcttttgttcattttcttttcttgcgcTTGAGCAGCTTAACTTCCGCAAATCAAATTTTACGTATGGCTTTATTCTTACAGAATACCCAAACTAATTCTCCAGCTGCAgctcaaaaatggaaaaaaaaaaaaaattttctccaGCTGCCATGCCcatattttatgtatttttttttcacctAATTTCCAAAGTACGAATCTCTGGGGTAAATTAAACATGCTTTGGCGAGCCCTCAGATTATTATATCAAATGTTATATTTGTTCATAATTGCTTTTTACGTAGAATATTGAAATAATGCTGGCATTGTATCTGTactaaaatttttccaaaagaaggaagaaagggaGCCACTGAATAATAGGGGAAAATGTTAAGGCAAGCAAATTATTGTATTTACAGAAGCGACCAGGGGCGATAGCCGTCAAGAAACATGCACTATCGAGTCTCCCctcaaacaaataaacaaacaaaagaatcatCTACTCTAAATACTACATCCaagggaaaaaacaaaagataacaAAGGCAATCAATTTGGCAAATTATGAACACTTCAAATCTTGGAGCTGCCTAGATGAGATATTGAGGTTCATGCTGCAATTCATGTTGGTGGACTTATTCTTCTTGAAGATCAACATTAGCGTCAGTTTGCCTTTCAATGTTGCTCGGCTAGTCAGAGGGATCCAAGCGTGTGGACTTAATTCATTTCCTAGTACATCCCCGGGCACATTGGCAGAGGACAAATCCACCGGAACAACGAATTTCTTGGTTGATCTGAAATTAGCCTTTCCCCTGGGAACCACAGCTTCTCCTACCTTGTAGTTCTGATAGAAGAATTCAATAGTGCTATTCTGGTACTTGTAGCGACCGAAGTTTGCATTCTTGACAGAGAGCTCTGCAATCATCTTGGTACTAAAAGAAGCATTTGTGTTTAATGTTGAAACCTGGAAATCCTCAAATGCGGCAGACCTCACGCGGAATGTAGGCGTCCTGACCTTCATCACCACAAGTGCGAAGACCAATATGACTGCTGTTTGGAACACAGCGAAGGCTGCAACGTATGCAAAACATTTCATCCGTTTCTTGCGACGCTCTTCCCTTTGAGCCACTGAGGCCACCTCTTGATCATATGCCATTGATTTTGATTCTGTTTGGTGCTGGAAATGTGCGATTATTTGCACGAGATGTTTGTTGAATTGTTTTGATTGCTTGATGCTTGGTGACGTATGTAAAGCTTGAAGAAAGCTTTTGCTGGTGATGAAAAAGTTTAGGCAGTCTcgtggggtatttatagattCATAAAACGTGTACCAAAGAGAGGTGTTTATTGATGTGTTAAGAGGTCCGCGCTTAGGACAACTATATTTGAAGTTTTCTTGCGAGAACAAGTGAACTTTTGCTGCTGAAGTTAAAGACTTTGTAAACTTTGATCTCGTCCTATACGCGCCTGCAAGTTTTTTGACTATAGCTGCCCAGCAAGGCTTTAGTATGATTTTGTTGAAAATAGGCTGCAAACGAGCcaagtcgagtcgagttttgggttaatcgagtcgagtatCGACTAAATTTGAtcaagctcgaactcgagttcgagctcgacgagccggcaatttcgagctcgaaaaaaataaaaaaaataattattttattttttaaaaaataaataaaataatattttttaataaataataaaaatattaaggatatatatgtaattttactattaaaataaaaaatatatatatacttaaaataaaaaatatatatatacttaaaatagaaaaaataaaaaatattatatatatatactcgagctcgcgagtctgagcttaatattttgagttcgagttcgagctcgatttCGACTTGAACTAGCTCGAGCttgaatcgagccgctcgcgagtgGTTCGATTCATTTGCAGCCCTAGTTGAAAATAAGATCGTTGCCCATCCAGTGTGGGTGGGTTTGGGGTTTGGGggttatatatatacatatatatattttttcagtATAGAACCTTCCTTAAGTTTTATTCCTTTCTAAGGTGAggcctttttaattttttaagtgAACAATTTAATAATTCTCTAAACATAAGGAAAGAATGTGAAAcaggagaaaaaaaataaaagagaagaagaaaagttcCTTTCATCAAATGTAAATCCAAATTTCTTGGGTAACAGAGCTACATATGTTTATGAAGTCTAGTCTTCAGCTCGTACTATTAATAttctatattaaaaaaatataaatgtcCATATATTGGGTTAGGACCTTGCCAATATCTAGTTACAAGCAGGGAAATTGATAGATTTAGTCTCCGAAAGTTATCTTATTTAAATTTATGCTATCTGCAAATCACATAACACCATGCTGTATAGTTATCTCATTCAACTTTACTGCAAAATTTGTTAGACGATTGATAAAGTAGAATTTAATAAGAAAAAATTTGCATCAAATTATACTAGATTTGGGCGCACGGATTAAATGTTCTTGAATATAAAATGTGTGCAGAGAAACTACCATGAAACATCCTACGAAAGTCACTGCTTACAATGTGTGcagagaaatgcaatttttggtTCCCGATATTGGCTTATGTGCTAAATTGGCTCCTAAAGTTTCCATCAAAACTAACTGGGTCCTCAAAGTTTCTCATTTTAAGTAAATTTAGGACCACTGACTGAAAATCATAATAATTAACTATCGAAATCAAATTGCTATTACTCAAAAGTGTtcattttgcaatttttctTCATAATATTTTAAGTAATTATAATTAGCATTTTAAGACAAAATGGAatgtgaattaattaaataaaaaatagatgTGTTCCAATTAgttgaagaaaatgagaaaattttggTGTTAATATATAACTTTATTAATTACTACTAAACAAATTCTTCCATGACTAGTGGAATAGGTTGTAAATTGGTAGTTCGTAATggtgattttaaaaaaattagtgaATGTAAATATCTATATGATGTGTTTttaggaattttttttaaaaaaactcccttatattttttattatctttcttaCCTATTAAAATTCCAGGTTCCAatagtaaagttttaaaatatttattttgcTATTTGTATACattgataattttattgaatgATTAAAATAATTCTACAATATCAACTTCATCTTAATTGATAACCTATcgaaatgtgaaaaaaaattatcaacCTAATTTACATATAGTATAGATTCTTATATTTTAAAAGGATATTTAAATAAATGTTTAGTTATTAATACTAGTAAAAAATGACAGACTTGTtatcaattaattatttataattcaaaacaataaatacACACATAATGCTAAATTTGAAACTAACTATACAAAAGAGGAAGAAACATGTGAGAAATAGTTGGATGAATAAAtgagataaaaatgaaaaaaaacaagaagtttgattcatttttgcacttttttttaaacaaaagtTTGACCTAGTTCATATTTCATTTCATCCTAAAACCACAATATAACTATTTAAAACTTAATAGACCGTAATGATTCAAAttcaaaacatttttggggAGCAAAAAGGCAAAATCAAAGTTGTTGACTAATTAAAATttgtttttatcactttttaatgtttaatttccGTCAATTGTCCGAAATGTAtctaaaatcagaaattttagAGACCAAATTTGTTTTGATGAAAATATTATCGACCTAACTACTTGACACACACGCCAAACATTGGGAACTAAAACTACTACGGCTGCGTTTGGATTGAGTGTTTTTGcacctgtttttgaaaaactgtttttcacattccaaatgctacagtaatgtgtatttcaaaaacaacttcaaaaacacccatatccaaacaatatatcaaaaacaactccaaatatatttcaattatgtatatttaatttgcatattttaataagtatatttcaatttatatattttaaattatgtatatttcaattatattttaatatattttaatatgtatatttcaattatgtatattatattaatattaaatatatattatttcaattatgtataatattatatatattatatcaattgaaataaatattatatatttatataaatacatttatttatacataaatttataaatatatttattcaattttgttttataatacatatatatattaatatgtatatttcaattatgtatattatacataaattatattaataataatgtatattatatatattatacatttctaatattatatatttatacatacatattataaatattttattttatttataatatatttttatatatttataatatatttacataaatattatatgttatataaattatatataatataatgtataatatattatacatttatataaatgtacatttatacataatatataaatatttatttatatttataatatacatttatattatgtataatatataatataatacatttatacatttatattaatatacataatattaattttacatttatacataatattaatacacgtatacatttatattaattatattaatacatttctacataatattaatatatatttataatttattaatttatacatttatataatattcatttataatttatacatttttaataatat is part of the Coffea eugenioides isolate CCC68of chromosome 6, Ceug_1.0, whole genome shotgun sequence genome and encodes:
- the LOC113773641 gene encoding late embryogenesis abundant protein At1g64065-like, with the protein product MKCFAYVAAFAVFQTAVILVFALVVMKVRTPKFRVRSARFDDFQVSTLVTNASFSARMNAELSVKNANFGRYKYQDSNIEFFYQDYKVGEAVSPKGKANFKSTKKFIVPVDLNSANVPGDVLGNEFRQHAWIPLTSRATLKGKVTLMLIFKKNKSTNMNCTMNLNTSSRQIQDLECK
- the LOC113773642 gene encoding uncharacterized protein LOC113773642 is translated as MAYDQEMASVAQREERRKKRMKCFAYVAAFAVFQTAVILVFALVVMKVRTPKFRVRSAAFEDFQVSTLNTNASFSTKMIAELSVKNANFGRYKYQNSTIEFFYQNYKVGEAVVPRGKANFRSTKKFVIPVDLSSANVPGDVLGNELSQHAWIPLTSRATLRGKLTLMLVFKKNKSTDMNCTMNLNISSRQLQDLKCS
- the LOC113773643 gene encoding uncharacterized protein LOC113773643 translates to MAYDQEVASVAQREERRKKRMKCFAYVAAFAVFQTAVILVFALVVMKVRTPTFRVRSAAFEDFQVSTLNTNASFSTKMIAELSVKNANFGRYKYQNSTIEFFYQNYKVGEAVVPRGKANFRSTKKFVVPVDLSSANVPGDVLGNELSPHAWIPLTSRATLKGKLTLMLIFKKNKSTNMNCSMNLNISSRQLQDLKCS